One genomic region from Lycorma delicatula isolate Av1 chromosome 9, ASM4794821v1, whole genome shotgun sequence encodes:
- the LOC142329792 gene encoding mitochondrial dicarboxylate carrier-like isoform X1 produces MELSVCILNSFMGDYEICLSYKHAIDGLWRVYKDEGFTRLFSGATTAVGRAMLMNVGQLSFYDQFKQYMLASGYFHDNPTTHFLASLAAGGVATTLTQPLDVLKTRAMNAKPGEYKNLWAIVIHTAKVGPLGFFKGYVPAFVRLAPHTILTFIFLEQLRTNFGSIRTG; encoded by the exons ATGGAGTTATCAGTCTGCATTCTTAATTCATTTATGGGTGATTATGAGATCTGTCTCAG ttataaacatGCAATTGATGGTTTATGGAGAGTTTATAAAGATGAAGGCTTCACAAGATTATTTTCTGGTGCAACTACAGCTGTTGGACGAGCCATGTTAATGAATGTTGGTCAGTTGTCATTCTATGACCAGTTCAAACAGTATATGCTTGCTTCGGGTTATTTTCATGACAATCCCACAACACATTTTCTTGCTAGTCTTGCTGCA gGAGGTGTCGCAACAACACTTACACAACCAttagatgttttaaaaacaaGAGCAATGAATGCAAAACCTGGTGAATATAAA aactTGTGGGCCATTGTTATACATACGGCTAAAGTAGGACCTCTTGGATTCTTCAAA GGATATGTTCCAGCTTTTGTAAGATTGGCTCCACATacaatacttacttttattttcttagaacAATTAAGAACAAATTTTGGAAGTATTAGAACTGGTTGA
- the LOC142329792 gene encoding mitochondrial dicarboxylate carrier-like isoform X2, with protein MELSVCILNSFMGDYEICLSYKHAIDGLWRVYKDEGFTRLFSGATTAVGRAMLMNVGQLSFYDQFKQYMLASGYFHDNPTTHFLASLAAGGVATTLTQPLDVLKTRAMNAKPGEYKNLWAIVIHTAKVGPLGFFKGYVPAFLVCRFHPNVTLINRP; from the exons ATGGAGTTATCAGTCTGCATTCTTAATTCATTTATGGGTGATTATGAGATCTGTCTCAG ttataaacatGCAATTGATGGTTTATGGAGAGTTTATAAAGATGAAGGCTTCACAAGATTATTTTCTGGTGCAACTACAGCTGTTGGACGAGCCATGTTAATGAATGTTGGTCAGTTGTCATTCTATGACCAGTTCAAACAGTATATGCTTGCTTCGGGTTATTTTCATGACAATCCCACAACACATTTTCTTGCTAGTCTTGCTGCA gGAGGTGTCGCAACAACACTTACACAACCAttagatgttttaaaaacaaGAGCAATGAATGCAAAACCTGGTGAATATAAA aactTGTGGGCCATTGTTATACATACGGCTAAAGTAGGACCTCTTGGATTCTTCAAA GGATATGTTCCAGCTTTT CTAGTCTGTCGTTTCCATCCAAATGTAACTTTAATTAACCGTCCATAG